In Kocuria turfanensis, a single genomic region encodes these proteins:
- a CDS encoding phosphotransferase: protein MTSHLPDSWESLPALATVLDPGRLTELFGHELGGRLRTSRLRYKPEVSAVARVDVDGTGAVHWVAAYAPSVPGRDKLERILAGAGPGRPGHGAPVLVADVPDLPGHRLAVGRIRTDPGLRRPLAALGPERAERLGQPGDAARLLRYNPRRRTVLTGPAGPGPRLVTKITAGPSGADPVLLARLAAAGLPVLAPVPAPGLPVTPHVLHYPWFGDGDLAAHAAADPPGRGAGRPVLGAAAAAGAALAELHVRGPSLLGTARAGAPLDADRKLRSLAADLSALDPRPAARSARVGQAVAEAVAARPGSPARLLHGDFSADQVLVHGSAPPGAPSLRLADLDRMRTGAAADDLGAFLAVELLDAGAVEAPAGPEDSPLTGALLGGYGSVAALPPWPEILTWAAFHVLARSMEPFRSTTPDWRELTDQRLLLAERLAERARRTPQAVPILPGPAARTVPARTGTHPVRVPETVPGADGRPLRVRRAWPTGRSRLVLELEDEQGRVRAGTTGPGASGLTAVQVLPHGEDPRLPGLAVAVAAGGRVVVHRHGRRAVLAAPDRFVKVLAPGRAGQVAELSGRLHGLGTAAGLAVPEVLARTEHRVEFSVLPGRSLHELGAAGETDAYRAAWTQWAQRWPDLATAVPGAGLLPQHTAEDEAHMLARWADRLDAFPGLLRAPRGAVARLAHRIGEELTTAPAGRRARAVLHRDLHDKQLLFDGVRLGLLDFDTAALGEPELDLANLSVHLELRAAQGLLDAPLQAAGQEAVTVVAVRLGAEPARLAVHADATRLRLACLYAFRPRWRTMAQGLLDALLS from the coding sequence GTGACGTCGCACCTGCCGGACTCCTGGGAGAGCCTGCCCGCCCTGGCCACGGTCCTCGATCCCGGCCGGCTCACCGAGCTCTTCGGCCACGAGCTGGGCGGACGGCTGCGGACCAGCCGGCTGCGGTACAAACCGGAGGTCTCGGCCGTGGCCCGTGTGGACGTCGACGGGACCGGCGCGGTGCACTGGGTGGCCGCCTACGCACCCTCCGTGCCCGGGCGGGACAAGCTCGAGAGGATCCTGGCGGGCGCCGGGCCGGGCCGGCCCGGACACGGCGCGCCCGTGCTGGTGGCGGACGTGCCGGACCTGCCCGGGCACCGGCTGGCCGTGGGGCGCATCCGCACGGACCCGGGGCTGCGGCGACCGCTCGCCGCGCTCGGGCCGGAGCGGGCCGAGCGCCTCGGGCAGCCGGGGGACGCCGCACGGCTGCTGCGCTACAATCCCCGCCGTCGCACGGTGCTCACGGGCCCCGCCGGCCCCGGCCCCCGCCTGGTCACCAAGATCACGGCCGGACCGTCCGGTGCGGACCCGGTCCTGCTGGCCCGGCTCGCCGCCGCCGGGCTGCCGGTCCTCGCCCCGGTGCCCGCCCCCGGCCTCCCTGTGACACCGCACGTGCTGCACTACCCCTGGTTCGGGGACGGGGACCTCGCGGCCCACGCCGCCGCCGACCCGCCCGGTCGCGGCGCCGGTAGGCCGGTGCTCGGGGCCGCCGCCGCCGCGGGTGCCGCCCTGGCCGAGCTGCACGTGCGCGGCCCGTCGCTGCTCGGTACCGCGCGGGCCGGCGCACCCCTCGACGCCGACCGGAAGCTGCGCTCCCTGGCCGCCGACCTCTCGGCCCTCGACCCGAGGCCGGCCGCTCGCAGCGCCCGCGTCGGGCAGGCCGTCGCCGAGGCCGTCGCCGCGCGCCCCGGGAGCCCGGCGCGCCTGCTCCACGGGGACTTCTCCGCGGACCAGGTGCTCGTGCACGGCTCCGCACCCCCGGGGGCGCCGAGCCTCCGGCTCGCCGACCTCGACCGGATGCGCACCGGCGCGGCGGCCGACGACCTCGGCGCGTTCCTGGCCGTCGAGCTGCTGGACGCCGGGGCGGTGGAGGCCCCGGCCGGCCCGGAGGACTCCCCGCTGACCGGCGCCCTGCTGGGCGGTTACGGATCCGTGGCGGCGCTTCCGCCGTGGCCCGAGATCCTGACCTGGGCCGCGTTCCACGTGCTGGCGCGGTCCATGGAGCCCTTCCGCTCCACCACTCCGGACTGGCGGGAGCTCACCGATCAGCGGCTCCTGCTCGCGGAGCGGCTGGCGGAGCGGGCCCGGAGGACACCGCAGGCCGTGCCGATCCTGCCGGGGCCCGCCGCGCGCACCGTTCCGGCGCGCACCGGAACGCACCCGGTGCGCGTGCCGGAGACCGTGCCGGGCGCTGACGGGCGCCCCCTGCGGGTGCGCCGGGCCTGGCCCACGGGCCGCTCCCGGCTCGTGCTCGAGCTCGAGGACGAGCAGGGGCGCGTCCGGGCGGGCACGACCGGTCCCGGGGCGTCGGGACTGACGGCCGTCCAGGTCCTGCCCCACGGCGAGGACCCCCGACTGCCGGGACTCGCGGTCGCGGTCGCGGCGGGCGGGCGGGTGGTCGTGCACCGGCACGGCCGCCGCGCCGTGCTCGCGGCCCCGGACCGCTTCGTGAAGGTCCTCGCGCCGGGGCGGGCCGGGCAGGTCGCCGAGCTGTCCGGCCGGCTGCACGGCCTGGGCACCGCGGCGGGCCTCGCCGTCCCCGAGGTCCTGGCCCGGACCGAGCACCGGGTCGAGTTCTCCGTGCTGCCCGGCCGGAGCCTGCACGAGCTGGGCGCCGCCGGTGAGACGGACGCGTACCGTGCGGCGTGGACCCAGTGGGCGCAGCGCTGGCCGGACCTGGCCACCGCCGTTCCGGGGGCGGGGCTGCTGCCCCAGCACACCGCCGAGGACGAGGCCCACATGCTGGCCCGGTGGGCGGACCGCCTCGACGCGTTCCCGGGTCTGCTCAGGGCACCACGGGGAGCGGTCGCCAGGCTGGCCCACCGGATCGGCGAGGAGCTCACCACCGCGCCCGCGGGTCGGCGTGCCCGGGCCGTGCTGCACCGGGACCTGCACGACAAGCAGCTGCTGTTCGACGGCGTCCGGCTCGGGCTGCTGGACTTCGACACGGCAGCGCTCGGCGAGCCCGAGCTCGACCTCGCGAACCTCTCCGTCCACCTGGAGCTGCGTGCGGCCCAGGGCCTGCTCGACGCCCCGCTGCAGGCGGCGGGACAGGAGGCGGTGACCGTGGTGGCCGTCCGCCTGGGCGCCGAGCCGGCGCGCCTCGCCGTCCACGCCGACGCGACGCGGCTGCGACTCGCCTGTCTGTACGCGTTCCGCCCGCGGTGGCGAACCATGGCCCAGGGGCTGCTCGACGCTCTGCTTTCCTGA
- a CDS encoding ABC transporter ATP-binding protein, protein MSRGKRLDRRALRRTLGLLGPHLREHRPLAAGGILVLLAEVAFRVLEPWPLKIVVDAISLSLGAGNVDPWIPEASWQLLLAAGLATVAVVGFRALANYLATVAFALVGSRVSTALRERVFAHVQSLSDRYHSVSRAGDTVQRLVSDIGKLQEVAVTAGLPLLANVITLVVMCTVMLFLDWLLGLVVVAAILAFLLVGRGSAARITEASRRTRQGEGALANTAHESLGAIRTVQAYGLEEHMADSFGRSNRQALTQGVQSRRLAAALERVTDVIVGVATAAVLFGGGLRVLEGAMSLGDLVLFTTYLKTCMKPLRDMAKYTGRIARAAASGERVADLVDECVDVREAPDALVLPRVRGEIALRHVDAAHGDPGGRGRAVLRDVDLVIPAGQHVAVVGPSGSGKSTLVSLLVRMMDPVAGAVTLDGHDLRRLSLGTVRGSTALLLQDPVLFHGTVRENIRLGRPQATDAEVEAAAAAAQAHEFITAFPQGYDTPVGERGATLSGGQRQRLAIARALLRDAPVVVLDEATTGLDPRAARDVLDAVGRLVRGRTSLAVTHDAALALAADRVLWVQDGRILLDGTPEELHARPDGVFAAWVEQQGAQGRREVRS, encoded by the coding sequence GTGAGCCGGGGCAAGCGGCTCGACCGCCGGGCCCTCCGGCGCACCCTCGGGCTGCTCGGCCCGCACCTGCGGGAGCACCGGCCGCTCGCCGCCGGCGGGATCCTGGTGCTGCTGGCCGAGGTGGCGTTCCGCGTACTCGAGCCCTGGCCGCTCAAGATCGTCGTCGACGCGATCTCCCTGTCCCTCGGCGCCGGCAACGTCGACCCGTGGATACCGGAGGCCTCCTGGCAGCTGCTCCTGGCCGCCGGGCTGGCCACGGTCGCGGTGGTCGGCTTCCGCGCGCTCGCCAACTACCTCGCCACGGTCGCGTTCGCGCTCGTCGGCTCCCGGGTCTCCACCGCCCTGCGCGAACGGGTGTTCGCGCACGTCCAGTCCCTCTCCGACCGCTACCACTCGGTCTCCCGGGCCGGGGACACGGTCCAGCGCCTCGTCTCCGACATCGGCAAGCTCCAGGAGGTCGCCGTCACCGCGGGGCTGCCGCTGCTCGCCAACGTCATCACCCTCGTGGTCATGTGCACGGTGATGCTCTTCCTCGACTGGCTGCTGGGCCTCGTGGTGGTGGCGGCGATCCTGGCCTTCCTGCTGGTGGGGCGCGGCTCCGCCGCCAGGATCACCGAGGCCTCGCGCCGGACCCGGCAGGGGGAGGGCGCCCTGGCGAACACCGCCCACGAGTCCCTCGGCGCGATCCGCACGGTCCAGGCCTACGGGCTGGAGGAGCACATGGCGGACTCCTTCGGCCGCTCCAACCGGCAGGCCCTCACCCAGGGCGTGCAGTCCCGCCGTCTGGCCGCCGCGCTCGAGCGGGTCACCGACGTGATCGTGGGCGTGGCCACCGCTGCCGTGCTCTTCGGCGGCGGTCTGCGGGTGCTCGAGGGCGCGATGAGCCTGGGCGACCTGGTGCTGTTCACGACGTACCTGAAGACCTGCATGAAGCCCCTGCGGGACATGGCCAAGTACACCGGGCGGATCGCCCGCGCCGCGGCGTCGGGGGAGCGGGTGGCCGACCTCGTGGACGAGTGCGTGGACGTGCGGGAGGCCCCGGACGCCCTGGTCCTGCCGCGGGTGCGCGGTGAGATCGCCCTCCGCCACGTGGACGCGGCGCACGGCGACCCGGGAGGCCGCGGGCGTGCCGTGCTGCGCGACGTCGACCTCGTGATCCCGGCGGGCCAGCACGTCGCCGTCGTGGGCCCCTCCGGCTCCGGGAAGTCGACCCTGGTCTCCCTGCTCGTGCGGATGATGGACCCGGTGGCCGGCGCCGTGACCCTCGACGGACACGACCTGCGCCGGCTCAGCCTCGGCACCGTGCGCGGCAGCACGGCCCTGCTGCTGCAGGACCCCGTCCTGTTCCACGGCACCGTCCGGGAGAACATCCGGCTCGGCCGCCCGCAGGCCACCGACGCCGAGGTCGAGGCCGCGGCCGCGGCCGCCCAGGCCCACGAGTTCATCACGGCGTTCCCGCAGGGCTACGACACCCCGGTCGGGGAGCGCGGGGCGACGCTCTCGGGCGGGCAGCGCCAGCGGCTGGCCATCGCGCGGGCCCTGCTGCGGGACGCGCCGGTCGTGGTGCTCGACGAGGCCACCACCGGGCTGGACCCCCGGGCGGCCCGGGACGTGCTGGACGCCGTCGGCCGCCTCGTCCGCGGCCGCACGTCCCTGGCCGTGACCCACGACGCCGCCCTGGCCCTCGCCGCCGACCGGGTGCTGTGGGTCCAGGACGGCCGCATCCTGCTCGACGGCACTCCCGAGGAGCTGCATGCCCGCCCGGACGGCGTGTTCGCCGCGTGGGTCGAGCAGCAAGGGGCGCAGGGCCGCCGGGAGGTCCGCTCGTGA